Within the Flavobacterium sp. N502536 genome, the region AGTGGTATCTTCTGATGGGCCGTACAAGTTTCTTATCTCAGCATTCGTTTCTAATAATTTCTTAGCAATATCCACCGGAAAAGGTTCGCCCGCCAAATTGATTATCGTGGCATTTTCTAAACTATACCCGCTTTCTATAACATTTCTAATACTCGAAGGGACTGTATTGATCAATACCTTTTTGTCGTGTACAAGAGCCTCTCCTATTTCTAAAGCATTGTCCAGAATTCTTATCTTTTTTCCGACAGACAAAGGATAAAAAAACTCATAAACCGAAAGATCAAAACAATACGAAGTTGCTGCATACACCATATCAAAAGCAGTCGCGTCAAACTCTTCCTGAGACCAATAAAGCAAAACTGCCGCATTTTGATGTGTGATCATAACACCTTTCGGGTTTCCGGTAGTTCCCGACGTATAAATGATATAGGCTAAATCGGTAAAATCATTTGCTATTTTAAGATTCTCCGTTTTATAATTGTCTTTATGGGCAAGATAATTTCTAAATTGATTTTCATCAATTACAATTTTGCACTGGCTGTCCTTTTCTATGTATTGAATACGTTCTTCAGGGTAATTAACATCTATTGGCACATAGGCGGCCCCCGATTTAAGAATCCCCAATAGCACTACGAGTATCAATTCGTTGCGTTCCAGTTTTATTCCAACTAAATCATTCGGCCGAATATCATATTCCTTTCTGAGATAATGTGCCAACTGATTGGCTTTCTCATTCAGTTCCCTGTAGCTCAATTCGGCATTTCTAAAAATAACAGCGGTATGATCGGGTGTCTTTGCTGCTTGTTCTTCAAACAATTCTACCAGAGTCTTGTTTGGATATTCTTTTAAAGAAGGATTAAAATGATTCAATAATTCTTCTTTTTCCAACGACGTCACCACGGGTATTTTGGCCACATATTCATTAATATAAACCTCCAGATCCAGCAGCCAATTGGTGTACGTACTTAAAAAATGTGCCGCTAAACGGTCTTCTATAAATGACGCATCATAAGAAAGGTTTACTGTTAATCCGTTATCGTTTTTATGTACTGTTAATGAAAACGGAAATTTATTTTTTACTTCCGCAACTGTTGTATTATAAAAAAAGCCAAAGAGCGCATAGGCCGAAAAAGGATATTTTTCCTGCAACGTATCGTCGTAGTCCGAACAGCTGTAAACTTCCTGTACTTCTTTTTTAACTTCCTGTAAATACTCTTTAAAAGATTTACCTGATGTGGTGTGGTTTTTATACAGTAAAGCTGTTTGGGCAGCATCCGATTTTGATGAAAAAATAAAGCTTTCCTCTTCGAAATAACGCTGCAGCAAAGCCGTATAAACCGCTAACAAAACCGTTAATTCTGCTATAGCATTTTCATTGGTAAGCTTCTTAAAGAAGGAAAGACTGCTGTTTTCCACTTCGACATTCCTGCTTTGCGGGTTTTCTACCGGAACACTATTGACCAAAGGATTATTTTTAACTTTTGTGATCCAGTAGTTCGAAATGCTTTTTTGTTCGATGGTTGTCATTTAAAATCTTATAATTTGATGAACCTTCAACTTCTGTGGTGGGTACTGAAAAAGTAGAACGGTTCTTATTGAATTGTAAATAATTTGGTCTCTTTTAATAAAATAAATCAGGCGCGTGAAATTGCTTTATAATCCTAGTAATTATATGGATACTATAGATATTTAAATCATTAGTATTTCGGCTAGAAAAAATTGTTTTATCCAAGATTTAAAAGTTTCTTATAAAAACGAGCTCTTCTACCTCATAGCCTTAATTTTGTAAATAATAGGATGGAATTGTAGCGGTGATGTTTTTCTGTAAGGAATCAATTCTAACCACGATTTTATTGGTATTGTTGGTGTTTAGTACCTCACATTCTAATCCGCTTAATGAACCGTAAGAGATTGTTTTAAAGTCACCTACTTTAAATTCTTCAACATGTGTTTCAATCTCTGTCACATCATTGTTGAGCAACAAAAGTTCAATTTTTCTCATTTCGTCGTCACTCACCTTAGCGTACTCCATTCCAAAGCGGATGTACATACAGGCCCCGTTCACCGAAAGCGTTTTGTAAAATTCTAATGACGAATTTATCTTTACAAAAACATAAGAAGGGAAAAGTAATTTCTGAATACTTTTCTTTCGATCTGTACGTTTACTTGGTACCTCAATTGTTGGTAAAAAAGCTCTAATTGACAAATGTCCAAGCCCATCAAATACTTTTCTTTCATGATGGCATTTAACATATAAAACATACCAACCATTGTGAATTGACTTCATAAATACTCTTCAGTTTTTTTAATAGCTTCGCTGTTCTCGGTTACGAGAATCCTTATCCAAATGCGGTTTTTAAAAATTAAAACACCTTTTATTTACCGCTAAAATAGTAGTAGTCTTTATATAAAAATTACGGACTTTTTAAATAAAAACTACGGGCTTTCACATTAAAAAGCACAAAACACTGACAATAAATCAAATACTTATGATTTACAGCCGGAAAGAACTTCAATCCCACTAAACCTTTAGTAAACAAACACTAAACGCTAAACGATTTTAAGATTCCTTCTTTTTTTGTGAAATGTGAATTGTGAAATGTGGAATGTAAGTTGTAAGATGTGATATTTGGAATTTGGAATTTGGAGTTTGGAGTTTGAAATCCGCCTCAATCCGCGTTTTCGCATAGCGAATCCGTATCATCAGCGTATTATTTTTTATCCGGAAAGGAAAATGTGAGATGTAAGATGTAAGATGTGAAATGTAGAATCCGTGTCAATCCGCGTTTTCGCATAGCGAATCCGTATCATCCGCGTCTATTTTTTATCAGAAAGTGAAATGTGGGATGTGGAATTTGGAATTTGGAGCTTGAAATTTGGAATTTGAAATTTGGCTAAGTCAGCTCCCGAACTTTAAAAGTGACCTCGATTTTGGTTCCCTCACCAATTTCTGATTCAATAGTAAACTGGCCTTTTAACGAGCTGGTTCTTTCCTTCATATTGTTCAGTCCGATACCTTCTTTTTTGGTTTTGGTATCAAATCCCTGGCCATTATCCGTAATTGACATTTTTAAGAAGCCACTGCCTTGGTATTGAATTCTGATTTCACACTTTGTAGCGTCAGCATACTTGTTGACATTTAAAATAGCTTCCTGAATGATGCGATACAAATTGATCTTGTAGATGTTTTGAATCGTAGACCATTCAAAACTTTCATCGGTTGTATAGGTAAACTGAGTATTGCTAATGTCTTTTTGACTTTCCACTAAGCTTAATAGTAAGATATTAAAATCATTACCATCTAAAAACGAACTATTGCTTAAATCATGTGAAATGGTTCTAATCTCATTTTCTATGTTTTGCAGCTCAAAAATATACGCTTTTCGTTTATCGATTATTTCCTGTTCTACTTTAGCATTAAAAAAGCCTAAATTCATTCGAACGCCATAAATCCGATTCATTACTCCATCATGAAGTTCTTTTGCAATTTTGGATTTTTCATTATCTCTTGCATTGTTTATTTTCTCATGCTGTTCCATCAGAAGCAAATAGATCTCCTCGTTGGCCGATTTCTGGTTCTTTAAAAACTGCAATTCTTTATTTTTATACTTGGAGTACCTTAAAATAACAATAATCAGCAGTAGCAAAACTAGTGCAAATGAAATGATTAAGATATAGAAATTTTTTTTCGTCAAAATTTTATTTTCATCTTCGATTCTGGAAGTTTCGTATTCGATTCTAGCATATTTATTGTGTGCATTTTTTTGAACAATATTGATACTGTCACTCAAATTAATATACTCGTTTGCGTAGTAAAGGCTATTCTCCTTGTCTAAAGTAGACAACAGTTTTAGTGAAGTTAAAACTTCATTGCTGTTCTTAATTCGCGTTGCTAATACATTCGCTTCTTTCAGAACTTCAATAGCTTTGGTAGTATCTTTCTGTGTTAGGAAATATTCGCCAATATGTATTTTTTTATATAAAATATCCGATTCATCGCCTTTGTTTTTTAAAATTTCGAGCGATTTGGTGAACATTTCATGCACATTCTCATACTCTCCGATTTTCATCTTCGAATAGGCCAGATTGCTCAAAACATTGGCATACAATCGGGGCCATTTTTTTTCTAAATCTTTGGTAAGCAAACCTTCAAGCTTTGCAATAGATTTTAAATATTCTCCTTTTAAATCATACAGATTACAGATATTGATGGTAGCGGTTACATTGTAATTGTTAACCTCATCTTTATCAATATGATTCAGTTTCATCTTCTCTAAATTATTCAAAGCCATCTGGTGGTACCACAAGGCTTTATCATAATTCACGAGCTTCTCCAGACAGTTGCCCATTAATGCATTACAGCAATAAAGCAGCCGCTGGTCTTTGGATTCTTTCAGGTGCTGTAAGGCCTTCGAGATTTCAACTTCGCATTCTATATAATTTCCGTCATAAAACAACACACAGGCTTTGTTAAACAACATCCTCGCTGTATTATCATAATCTGATAATTTGTAATATACTTTTTCTGCCTGCAGGTAATAAAAATAGGCACTGTCTTTTTTTACATTGCCATAACTGTCTCCAATGTAATAAAAGGCTTTTGCAATTCCCTCTTTGTCATCCACCTCTATTGACAGCCTCAGGGCCTCTAAACTTGCCGCTAAAGATTTCTTCTCATTTTTATTGTAATAGTACTCTGTTGACAGCTTAAAATGCAGACTTCTGGTAAGCGAATCATTTTTCTGAATCTTTAACAACTCAAATATAGAGTCCAGGTACTTTTCCTTTTCTTCCCCTTTTAAATACGTATCATCAAATGAGATCGTAGTTTTGCCATTCGAATCAGCAAACTCATTTTTCCGGCAGGAAAAAAACGTCAGTAAAAGAAATAAGCAAATAATTTTAAAAGGTGCTGTCAAAAGTTTAAGTATTATTTTACAATTTCAAATATAACGTTTTGAAATAAAAAGACTATAAAATTTAAAAATAAATGAAATAGTCTTTTTTATAAATACAAAAAACTTAGTCCTTTCTGGTTGGTCTAGTGATTTCAGGATCACCATCAGTATTCAACAAATCAATTTCTGTATTAGACGTTTGATTTACCGCTTTTTTTGTTTTCGCGTCTAATTTTTCATTTATTCTTTTCAATTGGCCGCTTTCCATGTTAGGAGTTTCATACTCATCCGCTGTACATGAAAAAGTCAACAATGCAATAGAAATTAGTAATCCCGGAATTAATACCTTGGTTTTCATAAAAAATAACTTTAATTGATTATTAAAACAAAAAAACAGCAAACTGCCGATTAAAATGTACGGTAAATCCGTAATATTTTATTTATTCTATACTAAAAATGAGACTTTAACTATTTATCGTTCAAGCCGTAAAACGAATTGTAAAACAATCAAAACTGCATTACGGAAAGACCGTAAATTTTCTTACATTTGTTGTGAATAGAATTAAACAAGTTATGAATCTTAATATTTTAATCGTCGACGACCATCCGATGACGGTCGATAGTTATGTCAATCTTTTATCTGATGGTGAGTTTCAGAAAAAACTGCCAAATTTTATTAAAAGCCATAATTGTGAAGATGCTTACAATAAAATTATTCTTCATCATAAGCAAAATATCAATATCGATTTTGCTTTACTCGATATTAATTTGCCTCCCTACAAACAATTAAACATTAATGATGGTATAGGCCTGGCCTACCTCATCAAAGAAAAGTTTCCTAATTGCAAGATAGTTCTTCTTACCATGCGCAGCGAACCTCTGACGGTTGACAAAATCATAAAAGGAATTCAACCCGAAGGTTTTATCTCCAAAAGTGATATCAATTTTGAACAGTTTCCTGTGATTTGTAAAAACATCATTAACGGAGAAATATTCAGAAGCAATACTATAGTGGAATCGCAAAGAGAATTGTTTAAGCGCAATATCAACTGGGACAATCACGACAATCAAATTTTAATTCTGATTTCTGAAGGTGTAAAAACAGTAAACCTTCCTGATTACATTCCGCTTTCGATGAGTGCGATCGAAAAAAGAAAAGCAAACATAAAAGATCAGTTGCTAAAAGGAAAAGGAAGTGACAAAGATTTAATTGAAAAAGCCAAAACTTTGGGATTGTTGTAACCGAACTAAAAGGCACAGTATTGTAAGTAAAAGACATTTTACTACGGCTGAATTTTTATCTATTGTGTTCTTCTCTGCGTCTAACGATTCAAAGCTGTTAAAAAAGGACTGAAAGTCCAAAAGCACTAACATGGTGCAGCGCATCATGAACTAAAGTCATAAGTCATACAGCCCTGAAAGGGCGATAGCAGACGAACGCAATGTAAGACTCTCTTAAAAAACCACTTACCTCAAACAATACTCTAAAACAAGGCTTTTAGAGTTCAGGCTTTCGCCCTTTCAGGGCTTAAAGCATCGCCATCATTAGTCATGGTGCTTTGCACACTATTATTGCTTGCGCTCTTTCAGAGCACTGGACTCCGGATAT harbors:
- a CDS encoding non-ribosomal peptide synthetase, with amino-acid sequence MTTIEQKSISNYWITKVKNNPLVNSVPVENPQSRNVEVENSSLSFFKKLTNENAIAELTVLLAVYTALLQRYFEEESFIFSSKSDAAQTALLYKNHTTSGKSFKEYLQEVKKEVQEVYSCSDYDDTLQEKYPFSAYALFGFFYNTTVAEVKNKFPFSLTVHKNDNGLTVNLSYDASFIEDRLAAHFLSTYTNWLLDLEVYINEYVAKIPVVTSLEKEELLNHFNPSLKEYPNKTLVELFEEQAAKTPDHTAVIFRNAELSYRELNEKANQLAHYLRKEYDIRPNDLVGIKLERNELILVVLLGILKSGAAYVPIDVNYPEERIQYIEKDSQCKIVIDENQFRNYLAHKDNYKTENLKIANDFTDLAYIIYTSGTTGNPKGVMITHQNAAVLLYWSQEEFDATAFDMVYAATSYCFDLSVYEFFYPLSVGKKIRILDNALEIGEALVHDKKVLINTVPSSIRNVIESGYSLENATIINLAGEPFPVDIAKKLLETNAEIRNLYGPSEDTTYSTVYRLSSEKEYTASVSIGKPIANTQVYILDKNLEVVPVGVAGKLYISGEGLSKGYLNRPELTAEKFISNPFKAGSLMYDTGDMAKWLSDGTIDFQGRKDHQVKLRGYRVELGEIENAVLSFSNTITQAVVLVLQNNGLQNLVTYFTKNETIDHETLKSYLKEKLPAFMVPQYFIGLDKIPLTPNGKIDRKVLENLPLHQVSNANYLALEIRQKIRWPLFGRKF
- a CDS encoding response regulator gives rise to the protein MNLNILIVDDHPMTVDSYVNLLSDGEFQKKLPNFIKSHNCEDAYNKIILHHKQNINIDFALLDINLPPYKQLNINDGIGLAYLIKEKFPNCKIVLLTMRSEPLTVDKIIKGIQPEGFISKSDINFEQFPVICKNIINGEIFRSNTIVESQRELFKRNINWDNHDNQILILISEGVKTVNLPDYIPLSMSAIEKRKANIKDQLLKGKGSDKDLIEKAKTLGLL
- a CDS encoding UpxY family transcription antiterminator gives rise to the protein MKSIHNGWYVLYVKCHHERKVFDGLGHLSIRAFLPTIEVPSKRTDRKKSIQKLLFPSYVFVKINSSLEFYKTLSVNGACMYIRFGMEYAKVSDDEMRKIELLLLNNDVTEIETHVEEFKVGDFKTISYGSLSGLECEVLNTNNTNKIVVRIDSLQKNITATIPSYYLQN
- a CDS encoding tetratricopeptide repeat-containing sensor histidine kinase; translated protein: MTAPFKIICLFLLLTFFSCRKNEFADSNGKTTISFDDTYLKGEEKEKYLDSIFELLKIQKNDSLTRSLHFKLSTEYYYNKNEKKSLAASLEALRLSIEVDDKEGIAKAFYYIGDSYGNVKKDSAYFYYLQAEKVYYKLSDYDNTARMLFNKACVLFYDGNYIECEVEISKALQHLKESKDQRLLYCCNALMGNCLEKLVNYDKALWYHQMALNNLEKMKLNHIDKDEVNNYNVTATINICNLYDLKGEYLKSIAKLEGLLTKDLEKKWPRLYANVLSNLAYSKMKIGEYENVHEMFTKSLEILKNKGDESDILYKKIHIGEYFLTQKDTTKAIEVLKEANVLATRIKNSNEVLTSLKLLSTLDKENSLYYANEYINLSDSINIVQKNAHNKYARIEYETSRIEDENKILTKKNFYILIISFALVLLLLIIVILRYSKYKNKELQFLKNQKSANEEIYLLLMEQHEKINNARDNEKSKIAKELHDGVMNRIYGVRMNLGFFNAKVEQEIIDKRKAYIFELQNIENEIRTISHDLSNSSFLDGNDFNILLLSLVESQKDISNTQFTYTTDESFEWSTIQNIYKINLYRIIQEAILNVNKYADATKCEIRIQYQGSGFLKMSITDNGQGFDTKTKKEGIGLNNMKERTSSLKGQFTIESEIGEGTKIEVTFKVRELT